The DNA region tttttaaaaataactcAAATACATTATAATCAAATACGATTTTTTACgattttaatttaattttgatttGTGATTTTTTATTAGACCGGTTCGATTTGGAACACCTCTAATATTACCATAGTTAATATTGTATAAAAAAAAGTAATAAATTTGAAGAATATTATTTTAAAAACTAATTTATAAGGAGTAGTAATTAAACGAATGattatataaattaaaatataataaataaagAGATTAATTACGATACACTGTCCGTGTAAAAAAttttacaccgtcggttcatcaccatcacccgtttgtattactttatagatttttaaaacaaaagtcaaatttCTTTTAATATCCAATGTCTACaattaactgacggtgtaaaactcttttacactgtcagtgtatttcaattaatctcatAAATAAATGAATATGTACTTTGAAATAAAGAACACCTAATTTTAGAAACGGCAAGATACTTATTGCGATCCCTACTCAGAAACTCTATTTTCCTTTTTCTACAAAACAGAACTGGTACCCATTTTCTAAAAGTACACCTATTTGTTGGGTACAATTACTcattattttagaattttttttaaagtttaaagaaattataataattatattattattatcatcTACAAATATTTATTATAGAGAGAAAATgtaaactaaaaaataaatagaTCAAGGTATTgcaaaaaaagataaataatacACCACtaaaaagaaatatttttttatatttaaattgTAAATTAAAAAGGTGTGAATTATAAAAAAAAAGTAGTAATATTATTTGTTGTCCTTGTTGTAGGTAAGCATAATAGTACTGGAAATTTGAGCTCTGATGTGAGAACATGGCTTAGTGCTGCACTTGCAAATCCAGAGACATGCCAGAACGGTTTTGAAGGTACAAATGGCATTGTAAGCACTTTAGTTTCCACTGGTTTAGGCCAAATGATGTCACTACTCACAGAGCTTCTCACACAAGTGAACCCTAACTTTGATAGCTTCACAACGAAGCAAACACACAAAGGTCAATTTCCTGCATGGTTCAAACGAGAAGATAGAAAGCTCTTGATGGCGAATGGTGTCGGCGTGGACGTTGTCGTTGCTAAAGACGGTAGCGGGAACTTTACGACGGTGATGGATGCAGTGCATGCAGCTCCTGATAATAGCATGAAACGGTTTGTGATTTATGTGAAGAGAGGTGTTTATGTTGAAAATGTTgaaataaagaagaagaagtggAATCTTATGATGGTTGGAGATGGTATGAATGCGAGTGTTATATCGGGTAATCGGAGCTTCATCGACGGGTGGACTACATTCAGATCAGCTACCTTTGGTAAATACTAAGAACAGATTATCACCAAATATTTAAgtattatattttttaaaaagaGATTTATCGTCAATTATGGTTTTTCTGTTAGTCTGTCACAGTTGCGTGCAGAGATTCtcaatttataaaaaaaatgaacCAAAACACGTTATGAATTAATGCTTGCCCAAAATAGCATGTGGTTTCAATTATGGTATTTATAATGCCAATGACACATGTCTTTTTCAAGAGCTGAAATCTATGACCAAAACTTATGACTTTCACAAACTTGATTTTACAAACACTTAATATCTTTAATTCAAATATTTTGCATTCAATATTTTTTATGACTTTAACATAATCTAATAGTTTGACACTAACTCATGTCAGTATCAGTGTAGTGTCGTGTCTGTGTTTGTGCTTATTATTCTTTGTGTGTGCAGCTGTGAGTGGTAGAGGATTTATAGCAAGAGACATCAGTTTTCAAAACACTGCAGGTCCTGAGAAGCACCAAGCAGTGGCATTAAGATCGGACTCCGACCTTTCCGTATTTTACCGATGCGGAATTTTCGGTTACCAAGATAGTCTTTATACTCACACCATGCGTCAATTCTATAGAGAATGCAAAATAAGCGGCACAGTTGATTTCATCTTTGGCGACGCCACGACAGTTTTTCAAAACTGTCAAATACTAGTTAAGAAAGGGTTACCAAATCAAAAGAACACCATCACAGCTCAAGGACGAAAAGATCCCAACGAACCAACCGGTTTCTCAATCCAATTCTGCAACATCACCGCTGATTCCGACCTTCTTCCCTTAGTTAACTCCACCTGGACTTATCTCGGAAGGCCGTGGAAACAATATTCGAGAACAGTTTTCATGCAATCTCATATAAGTGATGTGTTGCGGCCGGAAGGGTGGCTAGAATGGAACGGAGATTTTGCGTTGGATACATTATACTACGCGGAGTATATGAATTATGGCCTCGGAGCCGGATTGAATAAACGCGTAAAATGGCCGGGATATCATATTATAAATGATTCTAGTCATGCTAGTAACTTCACAGTGACGCAATTTCTTGAGGGGAATCTATGGTTGCCTACAACTGGTGTATCCTTTACTGCTGGACTAGGAGTTTGAGACATTGCAACAGATCTTGGTTGTTCAAGTGGTTCTTTAAGGTGGTGGGATGAGAAAAATGATGATGAGTGATGtggaattgttgttgttattCGATTAATTTGTACTTGTTGTTTAAGAATACTATATACTTGTGATTTAGAGTTAGGGTGTTTCTAAATTTTGGAAAAACTTTTGTTACTGTAATGTTGAAAACTTGAGATTCAACTTGAATCGAGTTTTAAGTAGAGTGTAATTAGTGTAACATACTTGTCAACATGAAGAGAATATATATTTGTGATATTTATGGTGTGCCATAATGATAGTACTTTGTGCCACTCTAGTTAAACAAAAATTAGATGTTTTTTTTTTCTTATGTGTTTTTATTTCTCAAAAATCTGATGTTCACACTTAAATGATTCTTAGTGAATATTTTTTCACCCTCGAAACCTTTTAGAAATCTCTTAGTTTGACAAAAACTATATGGGGATTTTAGAATCTAGAGCATCTTTTGAAGAATTTGGATTCTAAAATTGGAAAATGTTAAATCTTAAACACTACATTAAACTAGATAAAATTCAACGTCagttttttttacaaaaataatccatttttttaagaaaatttccaaaatactcctggttttaaaaaaaatctcaaactaccccacttttaggaggagtcgccaattgaattagagactcctcttaaaatttgaatggaggcgccaattggattggctagggcaggtgccctagtcaatccaattggcgcccatgtgtaggttttaagaggagtcgccaattcaattggagactcctcctaaaattcaatttttgtgttataaatagatgcgttgtgtgagtaAATGTTCCACATCTCACACAATCATTTgacaatcatgtttggtgttcgtcgccgatacggtaaggtgatttatgcgagagacgaacctcagatgctgatactgttctggaacatcattacgttcgatcaactgaaacgggagctggttcgttggttagatgggaaaataccagaaggggaaaaaattagaagtattgagagacttgacagtatctttggttgggtgcgaatgaagactgataaggatgctagggaaatgatgttcggtcgagacgacatcaatttgattgttgtaatcagttagaaatatttatgttttcagatagcttattttgtattgatgtttgttgtgaacctcgttgtaacaaaaacttaatgatacataatgattgaaggttacagaaatacaatgttacaaaaagcttaagacctagatgatgctcctcgattgggacaattgttcttgttgtgtcctggttgacgatagatactacataatcttatcattttatctgtggaatccatctctgttatgatacgtgtgttgtttagccttcctttcttctttctacgcatctcgtcattgtgccaaacaatatcaccttcatatggaggccagtaatcctccattggtagtactgagaagctttgattatatactttcatgatggtgttggccttgtacacatcagataaatggttgtaagcatcttgacgagtataagcgcatgttgctatgacatgggagcaaggtatgcggaaggcctggaattttccacaatcgcaccaacttctgtttagtctaacagtgtaggctaaatttggtctccccttgttgtggtccattgtttcctggacgctgaaatttttcctatgacggtcaaagactgttacagcgtgtgtgctagctttgatgctctcctctttcatgacc from Lathyrus oleraceus cultivar Zhongwan6 chromosome 1, CAAS_Psat_ZW6_1.0, whole genome shotgun sequence includes:
- the LOC127136363 gene encoding pectinesterase/pectinesterase inhibitor PPE8B, translating into MALSSTKPNPTLITFTFIFLTFMLFTTPLLCASAPTKTEAGFEFLKVAPSEFVGSVNDVVDILQQVTSILSQFGGAGFGDSRLSNAVSDCLDLLDLSSDALTWSVSATQTPQGKHNSTGNLSSDVRTWLSAALANPETCQNGFEGTNGIVSTLVSTGLGQMMSLLTELLTQVNPNFDSFTTKQTHKGQFPAWFKREDRKLLMANGVGVDVVVAKDGSGNFTTVMDAVHAAPDNSMKRFVIYVKRGVYVENVEIKKKKWNLMMVGDGMNASVISGNRSFIDGWTTFRSATFAVSGRGFIARDISFQNTAGPEKHQAVALRSDSDLSVFYRCGIFGYQDSLYTHTMRQFYRECKISGTVDFIFGDATTVFQNCQILVKKGLPNQKNTITAQGRKDPNEPTGFSIQFCNITADSDLLPLVNSTWTYLGRPWKQYSRTVFMQSHISDVLRPEGWLEWNGDFALDTLYYAEYMNYGLGAGLNKRVKWPGYHIINDSSHASNFTVTQFLEGNLWLPTTGVSFTAGLGV